The Sinorhizobium fredii USDA 257 region AATGTCGGTGCTTCAAGAGCATGCCGGCACCATCGTTCTGACGAAGCCGATAAACGGTTCTGATCTCCTGGACGTGGTGAACAGCCTGGCTGCGGTGGTGGGTTAGAGAGGGAAAAGCGCGCTGGCGGAAGCCTGCTCGTGCCGCTCTACGTAGTTCCCCGTAGTGAACTAACCGAATTTATCGCCGAAGCGTGATTTGGCAATCTTCCCTCGGAACGATCATGAGGGACAACAGATGTACGCCGCTTCCCAACCCGCAGAGCAAAGCTTCCAGCCATCGGACAGCGTCACCAGCGCCTCCATTCCGGGACCTCATCTAGTCGCAACGTACAAGTCAGGCCGGGAGATCTACGCGGAAGGCGACGCCGTCGAAAAATGCTACCAGGTCGCCACGGGCGCGGTGCGCGTCTACCGCCTGCTTTCGGACGGGCGGCGACAGGTCGTCTCATTTCACCTGGCAGGTGAAATGTTCGGCTTCGAGGCAGGCGTCGAGCACCGCTTCTTCGCGGAGGCGATCACCGAAACAAGGTTGGCCGTTTTTGGCCGGCGCTCGATCCAGGAATATTCGCGCGAGCTCCTGGCGCTTGCCTTGACCGGCCTGGCGCGTGCCCAGCAGCATCTTCTGGTCGTCGGCAGGCAATGTGCTGTCGAACGCATCGCCGCGTTCCTGTTGGATTTGTCAAACCGTCAGGGTGGCGTTCGACAGCTACGACTGCCGATGTCGCGGCAGGACATTGCGGACTACCTCGGCCTTACGATCGAGACGGTATCTCGTGCCATGACCAAGCTGAAGGAGCGCAGGCTCATTGCGCTACGGGACGCGAGGACAGTGGAAATCATGAGGCCCGATGCGTTGTGCTCGCTCTGCAACTAGAAGGGCGCCCATGGTCCCACACGTGTCTCTGTGCAAGTGAACTGCTCGTGCCGGTAGTCACAAGGGATGCGGAGGAGCATCCCTTTCATCGAATTGACGCTTGATCATGCCGCGCAGGCACTCCTGTTCGAGGCGAACATGCCGGCGGGATTGGTGAAGAAACCGCGCAGCATGTAGCCGGCCGTCTCCGGGTTGACGC contains the following coding sequences:
- a CDS encoding helix-turn-helix domain-containing protein → MYAASQPAEQSFQPSDSVTSASIPGPHLVATYKSGREIYAEGDAVEKCYQVATGAVRVYRLLSDGRRQVVSFHLAGEMFGFEAGVEHRFFAEAITETRLAVFGRRSIQEYSRELLALALTGLARAQQHLLVVGRQCAVERIAAFLLDLSNRQGGVRQLRLPMSRQDIADYLGLTIETVSRAMTKLKERRLIALRDARTVEIMRPDALCSLCN